The genome window TTAATGGCTTTTAGACCAAGATAGATTTTCTTCTGGGCAATCTTATCATGATAGGGAATACTGTTGATTGCTAAAGGCGCTACTTCAAAGCCCATCTGCAATGCATCTACAATGTAATCACTGCTAGAATAATTCAACATGACTTGGAAGAAAATAGCAGGATAGTGCGTCTTGAAATAAGCAAGCTGGAAAGCCAGGGCTGAGTAGGCATAGGCGTGAGATCTATTAAATCCATAGCCTGCAAACTTTTCCATCACTGCAAAAACTTGGTTGGCCTTTTCTTCTGTATGCCCAAGTTTCATAGCTCCTGTGATAAAATCTTCCTTCATCAAATGCATCTCTTTAGCATTTTTCTTACCCATGGCTCGTCTGAGGATATCGGCTTTGCCAAGGCTGAAACCTCCAAAGCGCTGGGCCACCTGCATGACTTGCTCTTGATAGAGCATGATACCGTAGGTTGATGAAAGGATGTCTTCCAAGGCAGGATCCAGCACCGTCACCTTTTCTTTGCCGTGCTTACGAGCGACAAAGTTATCAATATAATCGCTTGCCCCTGGTCTGTTGAGCGAGGTCGTTGCAACTACCTCCTCAAATACTTGCGGCTGAACTCGTTTCAAGAGTCGAATGGCTCCAGGTTGTTCAAATTGGAAAATACCCTTGGTATTTCCAGTAGCAAAGAGGGCCAGAGTTTCTTTGTCTTCCAAATCAATCTCTTCGATTTTCAGATGAACACCCTCTGACTCAGCCAATAATTCCTGCATTTTTTGGACAAAAGTTAGGTTACGCAGACCTAGGAAATCCATTTTTAAAAGGCCATTAGCTTCGACACCATGAGCATCATACTGGGTGATCAGCATATCCTCACCGTATTTGAGCGGGATATAGTCCGTCAGGTCCTGGTCACTCATAACGACCCCAGCTGCATGGATAGAGGTCTGACGAGGATACCCTTCAATCTTTCGAGCAATCTCAAAAGCTTTTTGATATTCAATCTTACTATTGATGACCTGCCTAAACTGTAAATTCTTTTCATAGGCTGTCGTTAACGTATCTCGGAAACTGATTTTTTTCGTAATATTTGTTAATTCGTACTCTGGAACACCATAGCGTTTGAAAACATCACGAATTGCCTGTTTTGCTCCAAAGGTCGAATAAGTGACAATCTGCGCCACATGTTGACTACCATAGCGATCACGAACATAACGAATGAACTCTGGTCTATATAGGTCAGGAATGTCAATATCAATATCAGGCATGGTGTAGCGCTCACGATTTAAAAAGCGTTCGAAAATCAAGTTCTTTTCAACCGGATCAATTCCTGTAATATCCAGTGAGTAAGCCACCAGACTACCAACAGCAGAACCACGCCCCATTCCCATATAGTAGCCTTGGGAGCGTCCAAAACGGAGCAAATCCCAAACTACAAGGAAATAATCGTCAAAGCCCATATCATGAATCACAGCCAATTCCTCATTCAGTCGCTCATGATAGATAGCTGAGGTTAGCCCCTTGTCACTCAAGCCTTGCTCAGCTCTCTCTCTAAGTTCTTCGACCGCTGGTCTTTCAGGATTAAAGCGAGGGAGTTTTAAACTTGGGTCGATTTGATAGCTTACATTTTCTATCAAATCCTGGAGATTGGCAAGCGCCTGAGGGAAGCGATTCATAAAACGTGCTTCCAAGTCTGAGGCAGGTAAAAAAATCCCCTGTTGTGAATTTACATCCACTTCTCTCAGACTGACATTGTCCTTGACTGCTGACAAGATTTGTAAAACTTGATTATCTTCTTTTTCAAAAGAGTTGACCTGATAGAGTGGAAGAATGGGTCTAGTAAAGACTTCTTGAGGAGTATCTGGACTGATACCGATAAAATAATCATGCCCCAAATCCAGCTGTTCGACCCCATTAAAATAGGGAACAATAATGGCCACATCTTCGAGGTGGGAGGTGAAGTCAGACCAATTTTTCCGTCCAGTCATTTTTAAAGTGGATAACTTCATCAACTCTTGGTAGCCTTTAGTGGATAGGGCTAGAAAACGTAGAGAGAGATTCTCCTCATCTTTGACTAAAGTCATTTCTAGACCGACTAAAGGTCGAATGCCATGCTTACGAGTCACTTCTAGAAAATGATAGGCTCCATAGAGATTATCCACATCCATGATAGCAAGGTGAGAATAGCCGTATTCTTTAGCCATTTGTACATATTTCTCAATCGAAACCACACTTTCCATAAAACTGTAAACAGTCTTGGTATCGAGTTGTG of Streptococcus oralis contains these proteins:
- a CDS encoding DNA polymerase III subunit alpha codes for the protein MIAQLDTKTVYSFMESVVSIEKYVQMAKEYGYSHLAIMDVDNLYGAYHFLEVTRKHGIRPLVGLEMTLVKDEENLSLRFLALSTKGYQELMKLSTLKMTGRKNWSDFTSHLEDVAIIVPYFNGVEQLDLGHDYFIGISPDTPQEVFTRPILPLYQVNSFEKEDNQVLQILSAVKDNVSLREVDVNSQQGIFLPASDLEARFMNRFPQALANLQDLIENVSYQIDPSLKLPRFNPERPAVEELRERAEQGLSDKGLTSAIYHERLNEELAVIHDMGFDDYFLVVWDLLRFGRSQGYYMGMGRGSAVGSLVAYSLDITGIDPVEKNLIFERFLNRERYTMPDIDIDIPDLYRPEFIRYVRDRYGSQHVAQIVTYSTFGAKQAIRDVFKRYGVPEYELTNITKKISFRDTLTTAYEKNLQFRQVINSKIEYQKAFEIARKIEGYPRQTSIHAAGVVMSDQDLTDYIPLKYGEDMLITQYDAHGVEANGLLKMDFLGLRNLTFVQKMQELLAESEGVHLKIEEIDLEDKETLALFATGNTKGIFQFEQPGAIRLLKRVQPQVFEEVVATTSLNRPGASDYIDNFVARKHGKEKVTVLDPALEDILSSTYGIMLYQEQVMQVAQRFGGFSLGKADILRRAMGKKNAKEMHLMKEDFITGAMKLGHTEEKANQVFAVMEKFAGYGFNRSHAYAYSALAFQLAYFKTHYPAIFFQVMLNYSSSDYIVDALQMGFEVAPLAINSIPYHDKIAQKKIYLGLKAIKGLLRDLSYWIIENRPFSSIEDFVTRLPKNYKKLSLLTPLVELGLFDEFDKNRQKILVNLPNLFVFVEELGGLFADASYSWTETDDFTEAEKFYKEQELIGVGISAHPLQTLAKQALYPTTPITNLTEGAQATLLVEVQKIKVIRTKKGESMAFLQVHDSKSRMDVTVFSDQYRKFASILSEGKFYYINGKVQSRDGRLQMIAQDLKEAVAERFWIQVKNHEYDKEISNILDQYKGPIPVIIRYVEEEKTIVSSCHFVKKDPALQEKLEGIAMKTIYR